The Blautia pseudococcoides genome segment TTTTCCCGTACAAGGGCTTCTTTTTCCTGCTCATTGGACGAGCGGATCTGCCGGAGCATACTGTTGAAGTGTCTGCCGATCCTTGCAAACTCATCCATGCCCTCCTCCGGGACCTGCACATCCATATCCCCATTGTTGGCCTTATCCATGGCATTCAGAATCGGTTTTACAGAACGGTCCATCTCTTTTGAGAAAGAGACCGCTATCAGCACACAGATCACACCTGCCAGAAGGCCCACCAGCACAATGAGAAAGGCCAGGTTATGAAGGTCTTTCAGCACATAATTCAAATCCCGCACATTCACCACATAAAACTCCTGATTCTGTACCCCTTTGCTGCGCACAGACAGGCTTGCGCCCCCGGGATACCGGTTGTCCTCCACAAATTTCTGGGCTGCCTGCTCTATTTCCTTCTTCCCCCGCTCCTTTTTCTCCTCCCCGGCAAATATATTCCTCTCCCCGTAATTCCCCTCCGGGTAGGAAATAATATCCCCGTACCGGTTCACAACGAACGTAATGTTTGACTTTGTGCTGCCCTGCCTGTACACGTCGCACAGCGCCTTCTCATCCACACACAGCAGGATACATCCCACAGGCCCCTCTTGGTAATCATTAAAGTCTGTGAGCTGATGCGCCACATAAAAATAATCTTTCTCCCCATATCTGGTGTCCAGTTTATGATACGTCCTGGAATAGACCGTCTGTTTCTCGGCATAGGCCTGTTTAACCATCTCATTGTTTCTGATATTATCCAGGTCAAAACAGAAGCTCTCCGCACCGGACAAGGTCATGCTGTCATAAAAACATACATCCCCGTAAATGCCGGTGACAGCTATCCCCAGTATGTTTTTATTTATGTATACAATATTCTGCAGATTTTCCTCTATCTTATGTTTTGCCAGGTAAAATCTGCTGCTGTCCCAGATATTAATAGGCTTCAGGTTATCC includes the following:
- a CDS encoding cache domain-containing sensor histidine kinase gives rise to the protein MIRTAKTKEEKREILNKRLQRLGIGRRMLMLLLGVSLVPIIFVLLISYRQSAATITRQTGELIEANLEQSSGNVQNFLDTFENLIQDIYTDQTYVDNLKPINIWDSSRFYLAKHKIEENLQNIVYINKNILGIAVTGIYGDVCFYDSMTLSGAESFCFDLDNIRNNEMVKQAYAEKQTVYSRTYHKLDTRYGEKDYFYVAHQLTDFNDYQEGPVGCILLCVDEKALCDVYRQGSTKSNITFVVNRYGDIISYPEGNYGERNIFAGEEKKERGKKEIEQAAQKFVEDNRYPGGASLSVRSKGVQNQEFYVVNVRDLNYVLKDLHNLAFLIVLVGLLAGVICVLIAVSFSKEMDRSVKPILNAMDKANNGDMDVQVPEEGMDEFARIGRHFNSMLRQIRSSNEQEKEALVREKYAEIKSLEAQINPHFLYNTLDAINWVAIDRKEYSISKMLTSLALILRYSIHKSNEIVEIRDELEYLKKYVYLQQQRFEYSFICTVEADENLMKCRIHKLLIQPLLENTLVHGFPGNTGMDEINICLTKAGEHKISIVVKDNGKGMREEQAEYFNHFDYKKERIESSIGVRNVITRIKLYYGEHGSFHVETSQEGTVITILIPYE